The stretch of DNA CGACCGCCACCATCCCCCTGCCAGTCGAGGTCACCGACCTCTGCCAGGTCCTCCAGGACCAGGCGGAGCCGAGGGCGGCCCTGTCAAGGCTGGTCGTCTTCCACGCACTCACCTCGGGGGAATTGCGAACCTTGCTGACCACGGAGTTGCGCGACGGCAGGCTGTTCCTGCCCAACCGCGCAGCCCTGTGCTACACCTCCACCGTCGACGAGGTCGGCCTCGTCGAATACAACCTCCGCAACGCCGGCCCACGGGCGAAAGCCCCCGCGACGGCGACGTCCCGGGGTCCTGAGGCCCCGGGGCTAGCGAGGCTCACCGATGAAGTCCGCAGCCCCGGGCGACGGAATGCTCGCGTGGGATCCACAGAAGTATCCGAGGCCGTACGGGGGCATCAAGGTACGTCTATCGCTTGACGCGCCCTCGGATGGCGAGGGCGGCAAGGCCGAGCAGCACGGGTTCGGTCGGGCGGGAGGCCATCTCGGTGTAGGTACCGGTGGTAGTGAGGTCCTGACCGGAGGAGCGGAAGACGACCGAGTTCACCACGACCCGAAGGGACTGCCGTACGATCCCGAGGTGCGCGTCGTCCGGCTGACCGCGCCCTCGCCGCGCGCCTCGGAGACGGCGGGAGAGAAGAGGCGGGCGTACCACCATCGGTGGCCGGTACGGATGCACAAGGTGAGGCAGTGGTCTCCCAGCCGCCAGGAGCACCGGGTTATCTGGCGTGGCCCCTACATCAAGGGGCCGGCCGATGCCCCGCTGATGATGGGTGAGAAGGCTTACCTCGTGGACTCGTAAATCCCATCGCCGAAGCACCTGTCGCTAATCCGGTCCGCACCGATCGATGTCGCCGACACGGCGTCGGCTCACCTGCGCCCGCGCGGAGAGCATCCCACCTCGCAGGAGGACTTGGCCGAGGTGACCGGTTCACCTCCGCTCGTGCAGAGAGCGCTTCTCGCAGAACTTGGAGCCGACGTTCTTGACCGGCTCACCTCCGCTCGCGCGGAGAGCGCCAGGGCGAGTGGTCCCTGGCGGTGGCGTGCGGCGGCTCACCTCCGCTCGCGCGGAGAGCGCCAGGGCGAGTGGTCCCTGGCGGTGGCGTGCGGCGGCTCACCTCCGCTCGCGCGGAGAGCGCCCTTCGCGACCTGCGATGTTAGAGGGGCTTTGCGTGTTCTTGACTCAAGGAGCAGCTGTTGTGCATGCGCGCCAATCTATCGCGTGGTGGGCGATTGTCAGTGGCTGCTGGTAGGCGTACGGCATGGCCGAGATGCCGTTAGTACCTGCCGGGACTGGCCTCGATGCGCGGTTGTGGGGGAAGGAAAAGGGGCTGCTGAGACCCTACCCGTTGATCTGTCACCTGCTGGATACGGCGGCCGTCGCGGGTCGGTTGTGGGACGTGATGCTGGGGGCCCGCTCACGCGGGTTGATCGCTGAGCGGCTGGGGTTGGGTGAGGATGCGTCGCGGCGGTTGGTGTGTTGTTGGGCGGGGTTGCATGATCTGGGGAAGATCACTCCGCCGTTTCAGAGTATGTCGGCGAGCAGGTACGCCGTCCTCGCCGCAGACGAGGCGTATGCACCGGTGCCGGGTGCGGAGGGGAAGCGGGGGCTGCGGCATGAGCGGGCGACGCACTGGGCGCTGACGGGCCTGTTCGCGGAGTGGGGCTATCCGCACGGCCGGCTGTCGCAGTCGGTGGCTCATCAGGTGGCGCAGCTGCTCGGTGGGCATCACGGGGTATTCGGGTGTGCGTTGGAGGCGTCGAAGCTGCGTGCGCCTGAGGTGTGGGAGCCGGGGTTGGGCGGGCCTGGCTGGGCGGGGCAGCGGGCTGTTCATGCTGGTGTGGTGCGAGCGTTGACGGGGGCGGGTGGGGCGCCGTCGGGCCGGTTGTCGGGTGAGGCGGCGGTGGTGGTGGCGGGTGTGGTCGTGGTCGCGGATTGGCTTGCCAGTCAGGAGTCGGTGATCGCGGAGCGGTTGCCGACGGAGGGCTGGGCGGGGGACGGGAAGGAGTTGGCGGCGCACTGGCGGGAAGCGGTGGAAGCGGCTGAGCGGGTGGTGGGGGAGGCCGGGCTGGGGTCGGCGGTTTTTCCGGCTCGGTCGTTCGCGGGGCAGTTTCCGTTTTCGGCGAATGCGTTGCAGGAGAGCGTGGAGCGGGGTTTGCCGGGGTTGGTGGGGGAGCGGGGTTCGGGGTTGGTGCTGGTGACGGCGCCGACGGGGGATGGGAAGACGGAGGCGGCGTTGCATGCGGCGTCGGTGTTGGGGGGGGTGTCGGGTGCGGGAGGTGTGTTTGTGGCGTTGCCGACGATGGCGACGGC from Streptomyces asiaticus encodes:
- a CDS encoding CRISPR-associated endonuclease Cas3'', which translates into the protein MAEMPLVPAGTGLDARLWGKEKGLLRPYPLICHLLDTAAVAGRLWDVMLGARSRGLIAERLGLGEDASRRLVCCWAGLHDLGKITPPFQSMSASRYAVLAADEAYAPVPGAEGKRGLRHERATHWALTGLFAEWGYPHGRLSQSVAHQVAQLLGGHHGVFGCALEASKLRAPEVWEPGLGGPGWAGQRAVHAGVVRALTGAGGAPSGRLSGEAAVVVAGVVVVADWLASQESVIAERLPTEGWAGDGKELAAHWREAVEAAERVVGEAGLGSAVFPARSFAGQFPFSANALQESVERGLPGLVGERGSGLVLVTAPTGDGKTEAALHAASVLGGVSGAGGVFVALPTMATADAMVPRGEEFARMNVGGDRALVLLHNMAWLSRWGGSDQGDHGPVVADGVTALEAGEWLRGGRRGLLAPLGVGTVLSQCTWQTVGY